Proteins encoded together in one Anopheles darlingi chromosome 3, idAnoDarlMG_H_01, whole genome shotgun sequence window:
- the LOC125955854 gene encoding uncharacterized protein LOC125955854, which produces MRFLIATIALFVLAVALVSALPAVNDESIIGGDVYEAEVDSFNPQDPQAFLKLKKLKKLLFLG; this is translated from the exons ATGCGGTTCTTGATTGCA ACTATTGCCCTGTTCGTTCTGGCCGTGGCACTTGTGTCCGCTCTTCCGGCGGTGAACGATGAGTCAATCATTGGCGGCGATGTGTACGAGGCGGAGGTTGATAGCTTCAACCCGCAGGATCCGCAAGCCTtcctgaagctgaagaagctgaagaagttGCTGTTCCTCGGATAG